A stretch of Gossypium hirsutum isolate 1008001.06 chromosome A06, Gossypium_hirsutum_v2.1, whole genome shotgun sequence DNA encodes these proteins:
- the LOC121230278 gene encoding protein WEAK CHLOROPLAST MOVEMENT UNDER BLUE LIGHT 1: MESSKPAFSLNPFHSPTKGPEDYSTMSVGIGQTQTDHQGRLMEDFKTQNTGSLGISRNHLENIIPHHGSSPKHGGSDIDLLVSPRELALPPIAIGSRQYTEDTNSIVSSYIMNGSSNNIILPPSSNEVKSSELAVPHPVESARDTSFDSKGNKYTTSPTSPTQPHSAANIDILHGQKSQGHDSLSNSHSLLDGIGLSYPEADRSNEAEIGDDKTEDCVPQIKNLMLPHQRIINSSVESPRFIKQLSFNRIHIDTAAPFESVKEAVSKFGGIVDWKAHKVQSIERRKLVEQELDKLHVEMPEYKNRLDEAEEDKFKVLKELDSAKRLIEELKVSLERAQTEEDQARQDSVLAKLRMEEREQGIADEASIAAKTQLEVAKARHEAAIVELATITDDLEALRNEYSSLIVERDVASKRAEEAVNASREVEKTVEYLTIELITTKESLESAHAAHLEAEEKRITVAMARDQDTLQWKKDLKQGEEELQRINQQVNYAKELKSKLDTASALLLDLKAELSAYKMKEKTDGHSNDELPTEIKLDTDMQAAIASAKKELVEMKNNIKKAKAEVETLKAAANSLKLELEKEKSKLESTQSEAALLQTEKTPAPLKPLQEATQEAEKAKSLAQMTREEFIKAKEEAEQAKAGASTIESRLLAAQKEIEAANVSEKLVLAAIKALQVNESAQNIGNANSPQEITVSLEEYYQLSKRAYEAEEKIEMRMAAVHSRIEAAKQSQSKSLEKLEELNKEMAERKEAQRIATERADKANEGKLKIEQELRNWRSEHEQQQTDTEPNHGENIPPSTEEKKETDDTEPAPPPVAPTANMNDTPPEPKPKKKRKSIIPKIFMFLSRRKSKTS, encoded by the exons ATGGAAAGTTCTAAACCTGCTTTTTCACTAAATCCTTTCCATAGCCCAACTAAAGGACCGGAAGACTATTCAACTATGTCAGTTGGCATCGGTCAAACTCAGACAGATCATCAAGGTAGACTAATGGAAGATTTCAAGACTCAAAATACTGGTTCTCTTGGAATTTCACGTAATCATCTTGAGAACATAATTCCTCATCATGGTTCTAGTCCGAAGCATGGAGGTTCTGATATTGACCTTTTAGTATCGCCCCGTGAGCTTGCTTTACCCCCTATTGCTATTGGATCTCGACAATATACTGAAGATACCAATTCTATTGTTAGTTCTTATATTATGAATGGTAGTAGCAATAACATCATTTTGCCACCTTCTTCAAATGAAGTTAAATCGAGTGAGCTTGCCGTGCCACATCCTGTTGAATCTGCTCGAGATACTTCCTTTGATTCCAAAGGTAATAAATACACGACATCACCCACCAGTCCTACTCAACCCCATTCTGCGGCCAACATTGATATTTTGCATGGACAGAAGAGCCAAGGTCATGATTCTCTTTCGAATTCTCATTCACTGCTTGATGGAATTGGTTTATCTTATCCCGAGGCTGACCGTTCTAACGAGGCAGAAATAGGAGATGATAAAACCGAAGATTGTGTACCCCAAATCAAAAATCTTATGCTCCCTCATCAAAGGATTATCAATTCTTCTGTTGAATCTCCAAGATTCATTAAGCAACTTTCTTTTAATAGAATTCATATCGATACAGCTGCACCTTTTGAATCCGTTAAGGAAGCTGTCTCAAAGTTCGGAGGAATTGTTGATTGGAAAGCTCATAAAGTGCAAAGCATAGAG AGACGTAAGCTTGTAGAACAAGAACTCGATAAATTACACGTTGAGATGCCTGAATATAAGAACCGGTTGGACGAAGCAGAAGAGGATAAGTTTAAAGTATTAAAGGAGCTAGACAGCGCGAAGAGATTAATAGAAGAACTAAAGGTGAGTCTCGAGAGAGCACAAACTGAAGAAGATCAAGCAAGACAAGATTCTGTACTTGCCAAGCTAAGGATGGAAGAGAGGGAACAAGGGATTGCCGATGAGGCTAGCATTGCAGCAAAGACACAGCTCGAGGTTGCTAAAGCGAGACATGAAGCAGCGATTGTGGAGCTGGCAACCATTACCGATGACTTGGAAGCACTACGGAACGAATATTCTTCTTTGATAGTTGAGAGAGATGTCGCGTCTAAGAGAGCTGAAGAAGCTGTTAACGCTTCGAGAGAGGTTGAGAAGACAGTGGAATACTTAACGATTGAACTGATTACGACAAAGGAGTCATTAGAATCGGCACATGCTGCTCATTTGGAAGCAGAAGAGAAACGGATTACGGTAGCTATGGCTCGAGACCAAGATACGCTCCAATGGAAGAAGGATTTAAAACAAGGTGAAGAGGAGTTGCAGAGAATCAATCAGCAAGTGAATTATGCAAAGGAGTTGAAATCGAAGTTAGACACTGCTTCGGCTTTGTTACTTGATTTGAAAGCCGAATTATCTGCTTATAAAATGAAGGAGAAAACTGATGGACACTCGAACGATGAGCTACCAACGGAAATAAAACTTGATACCGATATGCAAGCTGCAATTGCTTCAGCGAAGAAGGAACTTGTAGAGATGAAGAACAATATCAAAAAAGCCAAAGCGGAAGTCGAAACTTTGAAGGCGGCTGCTAATTCATTAAAATTGGAGCTTGAAAAGGAAAAGTCTAAGCTGGAAAGTACTCAATCGGAAGCCGCCCTATTACAGACAGAGAAGACACCTGCACCGCTAAAACCACTGCAGGAGGCTACACAAGAGGCTGAGAAGGCAAAGTCGCTTGCTCAAATGACTCGTGAAGAGTTCATCAAAGCAAAGGAAGAAGCAGAGCAAGCGAAAGCCGGAGCAAGTACTATCGAGAGTAGGTTACTTGCCGCTCAAAAGGAAATCGAAGCTGCTAATGTTTCGGAGAAGTTAGTTTTAGCTGCCATTAAAGCATTACAAGTGAACGAATCGGCTCAAAACATCGGCAATGCGAATTCGCCCCAAGAGATAACAGTTTCCTTAGAAGAGTATTACCAGCTCAGTAAACGTGCATACGAAGCCGAAGAAAAGATCGAAATGAGGATGGCAGCAGTCCATTCTCGAATCGAAGCAGCTAAGCAATCACAATCGAAAAGCTTGGAAAAGCTAGAAGAACTAAACAAAGAGATGGCCGAAAGAAAAGAAGCACAAAGAATCGCTACGGAGAGAGCCGATAAGGCCAACGAAGGTAAGTTAAAAATAGAGCAGGAGTTGAGAAACTGGAGATCTGAACACGAACAACAACAAACAGACACGGAACCAAACCACGGAGAAAACATTCCACCAAGTACGGAGGAAAAGAAAGAAACCGATGACACTGAGCCTGCACCTCCACCTGTGGCTCCTACCGCTAATATGAATGACACACCCCCGGAAccaaaaccaaagaaaaagagaaagtcGATCATCCCAAAGATATTCATGTTTTTGTCCCGAAGGAAATCGAAGACCTCGTAG
- the LOC107910228 gene encoding protein CYPRO4 gives MGASHSREELISDSDEEEYEEEEENYQDSKDDTPERSSSGRRPKTPSSLDEVAAKLEALKLKYPTSNTPNPSLKNAVKLYLHIGGNTPKAKWVTSEKLTSYAFIKTAKIDGQDGAEDGEESENEEESGDVWWVLKVGNKIRVKVGVEMQLKSFGDQRRVDFVAKGVWAMKFFSDEEYKSFVSKFNDCSFENTYKMESNDANKVKVYGKDFIGWANPEAADDSIWEDAEDAFSKSPRSATPVRANQDLREEFEEAANGGIQSLALGALDNSFLVGDSGIQVVKNFTHGIQGKGVYVNFDNGNQRSGLNSVHSTPRKALLMRAETNMLLMSPKTEGKPHTTGLHQLDIETGKIVTEWKFGKDGTEITMRDIANDSKGAQLDPSGATFLGLDDNRLCRWDMRDRNGIVQNLATSTPVLNWTQGHQFSRGTNFQCFATTGDGSIVVGSLDGKIRLYSITSMRQAKTAFPGLGSPITHVDVTFDGKWILGTTDTYLILICTLFTDKDGKTKTGFNGRMGHRVAAPRLLKLTPLDSHLAGVNNKFRNAQFSWVTENGKQERHLVATVGKFSVIWNFQQVKNGSHECYHNQEGLKSCYCYKIVLKDDSIVDSRFMHDKFAVSDSPEAPLVIATPLKVSSFSISSRR, from the exons ATGGGTGCCTCTCACAGTCGCGAGGAGCTAATTTCCGACTCTGATGAAGAAGAatacgaagaagaagaagaaaactacCAAGATTCCAAAGACGATACGCCGGAAAGATCTTCTTCCGGTCGAAGACCCAAAACGCCGTCGTCTCTCGACGAAGTAGCGGCTAAACTGGAAGCTTTAAAACTCAAATACCCAACATCCAACACCCCAAACCCATCTCTCAAAAACGCCGTGAAGCTTTACCTTCACATCGGCGGCAACACTCCTAAAGCGAAATGGGTTACTTCCGAGAAGTTAACATCTTACGCTTTCATCAAGACGGCTAAGATCGACGGTCAGGATGGAGCGGAAGATGGTGAAGAAAGCGAAAACGAGGAAGAAAGTGGAGATGTTTGGTGGGTTCTGAAAGTGGGTAATAAAATTAGAGTGAAAGTTGGGGTTGAAATGCAGTTGAAAAGCTTTGGAGATCAACGTAGGGTTGATTTTGTAGCTAAAGGTGTTTGGGCAATGAAATTTTTTAGTGATGAAGAGTATAAGAGCTTTGTTAGCAAATTTAATGATTGTTCGTTTGAGAATACTTATAAGATGGAATCAAATGATGCTAATAAAGTCAAGGTATATGGGAAAGATTTTATTGGGTGGGCAAATCCCGAAGCAGCTGATGATTCTATTTGGGAAGACGCTGAGGATGCTTTCTCTAAGAGTCCACGGTCAGCGACTCCGGTGAGGGCGAATCAAGATCTAAGAGAGGAGTTCGAAGAGGCCGCGAATGGAGGGATACAAAGCTTGGCTTTAGGGGCATTGGATAATAGTTTCTTGGTTGGTGATTCAGGTATTCAAGTTGTTAAGAATTTCACTCATGGTATTCAAGGTAAAGGTGTTTATGTTAATTTTGATAATGGAAATCAAAGAAGTGGTTTGAATTCGGTGCATTCAACGCCGAGGAAGGCACTTTTAATGAGAGCCGAGACGAACATGTTGCTAATGAGTCCTAAAACCGAAGGGAAGCCTCATACAACAGGGCTTCATCAGCTAGATATCGAGACTGGGAAGATTGTTACTGAATGGAAGTTCGGGAAAGATGGAACTGAAATTACAATGAGGGATATTGCTAATGATAGCAAAGGAGCACAATTGGATCCATCGGGGGCAACATTTTTAGGACTCGACGATAATCGGCTTTGCAGGTGGGATATGCGAGATCGAAACGGGATAGTTCAGAATCTTGCTACTAGTACCCCAGTTTTGAATTGGACACAAGGGCATCAGTTTTCAAGAGGGACTAACTTTCAATGCTTTGCAACAACAGGGGATGGTTCTATTGTTGTAGGGTCACTTGATGGGAAGATTAGGCTATATTCAATCACTTCTATGAGACAGGCAAAGACAGCTTTCCCGGGTCTTGGTTCACCTATCACTCATGTCGATGTTACCTTTGATGGGAAATGGATATTGGGCACAACTGATACATATTTGATCCTTATCTGCACCCTTTTCACTGACAAGGACGGTAAGACAAAGACTGGGTTTAATGGACGTATGGGACACAGGGTAGCGGCTCCGAGGTTGTTAAAGTTGACTCCGCTCGATTCACATCTAGCTGGGGTTAATAACAAGTTCCGTAATGCTCAGTTTTCATGG GTTACCGAGAATGGGAAGCAAGAGCGTCATCTGGTCGCAACGGTAGGCAAGTTTAGTGTCATATGGAACTTCCAACAAGTGAAGAACGGGTCTCATGAATGCTACCATAATCAAGAGGGTTTGAAGAGCTGCTATTGTTACAAGATAGTCCTTAAGGATGACTCTATTGTCGACAGTCGTTTCATGCACGATAAATTTGCAGTCAGTGATTCACCTGAAGCCCCACTGGTTATTGCTACCCCACTAAAGGTCAGCTCGTTCAGCATATCCAGCAGGCGCTGA